The following are encoded in a window of Lactobacillus intestinalis genomic DNA:
- the yqeK gene encoding bis(5'-nucleosyl)-tetraphosphatase (symmetrical) YqeK, whose protein sequence is MTKLFFKETYSPLTSDEIIAKEKANMDKKRFEHCIGVSKTARKLAKLNGYDEDKAALAGFIHDYAKRVPVEEYRKVIKEQGFDSDLLNWNRAIWHGIVGTYFIKRDLKITDPEILQAVWRHTTADVEMTTLDKIVFVADFIEPGRDFPGVDEARKVAYNNLDDGVGYELAHTLEFLVKNRNKIYPRTLAAYNVWSVK, encoded by the coding sequence TTGACTAAGCTGTTTTTCAAGGAGACCTATTCTCCTTTAACTAGTGATGAAATTATCGCTAAAGAAAAAGCTAATATGGATAAAAAGCGTTTTGAGCACTGCATTGGGGTCAGCAAAACAGCGCGTAAATTAGCAAAATTAAATGGGTACGATGAAGATAAGGCGGCCTTGGCTGGATTTATTCATGATTATGCTAAACGGGTTCCTGTAGAAGAATACCGCAAAGTAATTAAAGAACAAGGCTTTGATTCAGATTTGCTTAATTGGAATCGAGCAATTTGGCATGGAATTGTTGGGACTTATTTTATTAAACGGGATTTGAAAATTACTGATCCTGAAATTTTACAGGCTGTATGGCGTCATACGACAGCTGATGTAGAAATGACTACCTTAGATAAAATTGTCTTTGTGGCAGATTTTATCGAGCCTGGACGCGATTTTCCTGGTGTAGATGAAGCTCGCAAAGTCGCTTACAATAATTTAGATGATGGGGTGGGATATGAATTAGCTCACACATTAGAATTTTTAGTTAAAAATAGAAACAAGATATACCCACGCACGCTTGCAGCGTACAATGTGTGGAGTGTTAAATAA
- a CDS encoding LytTR family DNA-binding domain-containing protein → MKVEFNIDPNLSEEKAEFWLKKMTSKIKRITNELTSKQDFLWGYQDGDAYAIKFSEILVIQVEDEKTMICTEGDVYIFKGRLYQVEKLLPSNFVTTSRSSIVNYHFIDHLEIISSGNIDAILENGLRIQVARRKIKVLKERLGL, encoded by the coding sequence ATGAAGGTTGAGTTTAATATTGATCCTAATTTATCCGAGGAAAAGGCTGAATTTTGGCTGAAAAAAATGACCAGTAAAATAAAGCGGATTACAAACGAATTAACATCAAAGCAAGATTTTCTTTGGGGTTATCAAGATGGGGATGCGTATGCGATCAAGTTTTCAGAAATTCTTGTCATTCAAGTAGAGGATGAGAAGACAATGATTTGTACTGAAGGGGATGTTTATATTTTTAAGGGACGACTTTATCAAGTGGAAAAACTTCTACCTAGTAATTTTGTTACTACTTCAAGAAGTTCAATTGTTAATTACCATTTTATTGATCATTTGGAGATTATCAGTAGTGGAAATATTGATGCAATTTTAGAGAATGGTTTACGCATTCAAGTTGCAAGAAGAAAGATTAAAGTTTTGAAGGAGAGACTGGGATTATGA
- the rplT gene encoding 50S ribosomal protein L20, whose amino-acid sequence MPRVKGGTVTRKRRKKVMKLAKGYRGAKHMQFKAASTQLFVSYRYAFRDRKRRKSDFRKLWIARINAAARQNDISYSKLMHGLKLAGVDMNRKMLADIAYNDAETFAQLAETAKKALN is encoded by the coding sequence ATGCCAAGAGTTAAAGGTGGAACTGTAACACGTAAACGTCGTAAGAAGGTTATGAAGCTTGCCAAGGGTTACCGTGGCGCAAAGCACATGCAATTTAAGGCTGCAAGCACTCAATTATTTGTATCTTACAGATACGCATTCCGCGACCGTAAGAGACGTAAGAGTGACTTCAGAAAGTTATGGATTGCTCGTATCAATGCAGCAGCAAGACAAAACGACATTTCTTACTCTAAGTTAATGCACGGTTTGAAGTTGGCTGGTGTTGACATGAACCGTAAGATGTTAGCAGATATTGCTTACAACGATGCAGAAACTTTTGCTCAATTAGCAGAAACTGCTAAGAAAGCTTTAAACTAA
- a CDS encoding YqeG family HAD IIIA-type phosphatase — translation MLFRPKYTIDTIYHLNTDKLHEMGIKAVFSDLDNTLLAWNKFETAEEMNKLNQRLAKANIKLVVISNNNAERVGKVLNPYHIAFVAKSRKPLPFAITKERERLGLKKDQVMMVGDQLITDIQAGNLAGVESVLVKPLVETDKWNTRINRFLEKFIFFFLSFSHRVTFKETLKNG, via the coding sequence ATGCTATTTCGACCAAAATATACGATCGACACAATTTATCATTTAAATACAGATAAATTACATGAAATGGGAATCAAAGCAGTCTTTTCTGATTTAGATAATACTTTATTGGCTTGGAATAAGTTTGAAACAGCAGAAGAGATGAATAAATTGAATCAGCGACTCGCAAAGGCTAATATTAAATTAGTAGTGATTTCTAATAATAATGCTGAGCGTGTTGGGAAGGTGCTCAATCCTTATCACATTGCTTTTGTAGCTAAATCACGCAAGCCGCTTCCTTTTGCTATTACTAAAGAACGTGAGCGTTTGGGCTTAAAGAAAGATCAAGTTATGATGGTTGGAGACCAGTTAATTACTGATATTCAGGCAGGTAACTTGGCAGGTGTAGAATCAGTATTGGTTAAACCATTAGTAGAAACTGATAAATGGAATACGAGAATTAATCGTTTTTTAGAAAAGTTCATCTTTTTCTTTTTATCATTTTCACATCGTGTAACGTTTAAGGAGACTTTGAAAAATGGATGA
- a CDS encoding ATP-binding cassette domain-containing protein, giving the protein MSIKIRDLSFQYRQIPIFQKLNVEFDPGQVNYLIGYNGAGKSTLFDILSNLRTDYSGSIQGLPSIDEILYQTQNPVVFGTLTGKDLQNFVFGIANTHEPVILEKLSPHFRDLYMKLMKQKVGEMSVGERRWLLLFLESKLDKKLFLLDEPFSGVDPVSKIQIEEIISDLAKKENTYVIVTTHELDYLIGGKCFIHLLNDGKIQSFDSYEEFIKNSDHHDPEEAFAKLVKM; this is encoded by the coding sequence ATGAGTATTAAAATTCGAGATTTGAGTTTTCAATATAGACAAATTCCTATCTTTCAAAAATTAAATGTTGAATTTGATCCCGGACAAGTAAATTATCTGATTGGCTATAATGGTGCAGGTAAAAGTACTTTATTTGATATTCTCAGTAATTTACGAACGGATTATTCTGGAAGTATTCAAGGTCTACCTTCCATAGATGAAATTTTATATCAAACACAAAATCCTGTTGTATTTGGAACTTTAACTGGGAAAGACTTACAAAACTTTGTTTTTGGAATTGCCAATACCCATGAACCGGTAATATTAGAAAAATTATCCCCACATTTTCGTGATTTGTATATGAAATTGATGAAGCAAAAAGTTGGGGAAATGTCAGTTGGTGAAAGAAGATGGCTTTTATTATTTTTAGAAAGTAAATTAGATAAAAAATTGTTTTTGTTAGATGAACCTTTTAGTGGGGTGGATCCTGTTTCTAAAATTCAAATTGAAGAGATTATTAGTGATTTAGCTAAGAAAGAAAATACGTATGTCATCGTAACTACACATGAATTGGATTATTTGATTGGAGGAAAATGTTTTATTCATTTGCTCAATGATGGAAAAATTCAATCTTTTGATTCATATGAAGAATTTATCAAAAATTCGGATCATCATGATCCAGAAGAAGCATTTGCTAAATTAGTAAAAATGTAA
- the rsfS gene encoding ribosome silencing factor — protein MNSTQVLDFALKAVSDRHGEDTEAFDMRGVSILADYYVVTSAGSNRQLHAIANAIIDEAHENNYTDYRIEGTRDSNWLLIDLGDVVVNIFTAEAREFYNLEKLWANGKQLEIKED, from the coding sequence TTGAATAGTACACAAGTTTTAGATTTTGCATTAAAAGCAGTTAGTGATCGTCATGGTGAAGATACCGAAGCTTTTGACATGCGCGGTGTCAGTATCTTAGCTGACTACTATGTAGTAACTAGTGCTGGTTCTAACCGTCAGCTACACGCGATTGCTAATGCAATTATTGATGAAGCTCATGAAAATAACTACACTGATTACCGAATTGAAGGTACTCGTGATTCTAACTGGCTTTTGATTGACTTAGGAGATGTAGTAGTAAACATTTTTACCGCCGAAGCTCGTGAATTTTATAACCTTGAAAAATTGTGGGCCAATGGCAAGCAACTTGAAATAAAGGAAGACTAG
- a CDS encoding nicotinate-nucleotide adenylyltransferase: MTNSKCVEKIPTAKAEPQFEQSENKGKQIGIMGGTFNPVHIAHLVAAEQALTKLHLDEVWFIPDNIPPHKNAPLTSAKDRATMLDLATRDNPHFRVKLLELFRGGVSYTIDTLRYLKEKAPQNNYYLIMGSDQVNSFHTWKEAPELAKMATLVGIRRPGYPQDPQYPMIWVDAPDIRLSSTAIRRSVATGTSIRYLVPEPVRLYIEEKGLYLD; this comes from the coding sequence ATGACAAATTCTAAATGTGTTGAAAAAATCCCTACAGCAAAAGCGGAACCCCAATTTGAACAAAGTGAAAACAAAGGAAAACAAATTGGTATTATGGGTGGAACCTTTAATCCTGTCCATATCGCACATCTAGTGGCTGCAGAACAAGCCTTAACTAAATTGCATCTTGATGAAGTATGGTTTATTCCCGATAATATTCCACCCCATAAGAACGCGCCTTTAACTTCAGCTAAGGATCGCGCTACGATGTTAGATTTAGCTACTCGTGACAATCCTCATTTTAGAGTAAAGTTGCTTGAGTTATTCCGTGGTGGGGTTTCCTATACAATTGATACTTTACGCTATTTAAAAGAAAAAGCTCCTCAAAATAATTACTATTTAATTATGGGGAGTGACCAGGTTAACAGTTTCCATACTTGGAAAGAAGCGCCAGAATTAGCTAAGATGGCAACGTTAGTGGGAATTCGGCGCCCTGGTTATCCGCAAGATCCACAATATCCAATGATTTGGGTAGATGCACCAGATATCCGTTTGAGTTCAACCGCAATTCGCCGGTCGGTAGCTACAGGAACTTCAATTAGATATTTGGTTCCAGAGCCTGTAAGATTATATATTGAAGAAAAGGGGCTTTATCTTGACTAA
- a CDS encoding DUF177 domain-containing protein, producing MLTINFSNIKNSPNPLTHIDKDLEMRPEFFNRSQDLLIEAENVHVSGDLFYDEPYVTGNFHVTADLVVPSSRSLDPVKYHEDFSFTENYSETTPTKQELEDNPDPIVKVEDDVIDLQTAIEDNILLHIPTTILTPEEEKDNIFPEGNGWEVVSESSFEEGKKNQVNPAFAKLKILLDNQDDKNSDK from the coding sequence ATGTTAACAATTAACTTTTCTAATATTAAAAATAGTCCAAATCCTTTAACTCATATCGATAAAGATTTGGAAATGCGTCCGGAGTTCTTTAATCGAAGTCAGGACCTTTTGATTGAAGCTGAAAATGTTCATGTGAGTGGAGATCTATTTTACGATGAGCCATATGTGACAGGTAACTTCCATGTCACAGCAGATTTGGTAGTACCATCAAGTAGAAGCTTAGATCCAGTGAAGTATCATGAAGATTTTTCTTTCACCGAAAATTATTCAGAAACTACTCCAACCAAGCAAGAACTTGAAGACAATCCTGATCCAATTGTTAAAGTTGAGGATGATGTGATTGACTTGCAAACTGCAATTGAAGATAATATTTTGCTTCATATTCCTACAACTATTCTTACTCCTGAAGAAGAAAAAGATAATATTTTTCCAGAAGGCAATGGCTGGGAAGTTGTATCAGAATCAAGTTTTGAAGAAGGTAAAAAGAACCAAGTAAATCCAGCCTTTGCAAAATTGAAGATTCTTTTGGATAATCAAGATGATAAAAATTCAGATAAATAA
- a CDS encoding HAMP domain-containing sensor histidine kinase — translation MKMMTNKDKKQKKTKHTSLIARWVSIVTLTIMVSFVIFSVVIYSIVSQQSLNQQEETSNNVVVTLQNRLESIPNELQISNVIPSLSPSTKRVLRGVPAINDQNSATSAFNDDLLASITNPDISVAVYNTHNEVVFSNGDTTPKYRKFKGENKVEKIQHGTHAELLTYHTVKSSRTGKIIGYIVVSNQMTYYNRLMKNLLHWMLIISLIAVIIFIGIAFVVVKDVVQPIKEISKVAREVNDDPNSSMRIKELHRNDELEELAITFNEMLDRMQRYIDQQKEFVGDVSHELRTPVAVIEGHLNMLERWGKDDPEILDESIKASLQEADRMKHLIQEMLDLTRAEQINVQYPNAVTNVYDVLTRVVADLALVHKDFKIQLDTDDLPPDTEIQIYHGHLEQLLVILIDNGIKYSTTRKQINVSAGVSNDEVTIIVQDFGEGISQADQEKIFNRFYRVDKARTREKGGNGLGLSIAQKLVTSYHGSISVDSVEGQGSQFKLEFPVLTKKEAERLKKLDQKKKLEH, via the coding sequence ATGAAGATGATGACCAATAAAGATAAAAAGCAAAAAAAGACCAAGCACACATCCTTAATTGCAAGATGGGTCAGTATCGTTACTTTGACGATTATGGTCTCTTTTGTTATTTTCTCCGTAGTAATATATTCGATTGTTAGTCAGCAATCTTTAAATCAGCAGGAAGAGACCTCTAATAATGTGGTAGTAACTTTGCAGAATCGGCTCGAATCCATTCCTAATGAATTGCAAATATCGAATGTGATTCCGTCGCTTTCACCGTCAACTAAGCGAGTATTGCGAGGAGTACCTGCAATTAATGATCAAAATAGTGCAACTAGTGCATTTAATGATGATTTATTAGCTTCAATTACTAATCCGGATATTAGTGTTGCTGTCTATAACACACATAATGAAGTTGTCTTTTCTAATGGAGATACGACCCCGAAATATCGTAAATTTAAAGGTGAAAATAAAGTCGAAAAAATCCAGCATGGTACTCATGCGGAGCTTTTAACCTACCATACAGTTAAATCTAGCCGTACGGGCAAAATCATCGGCTATATCGTGGTTTCTAACCAGATGACCTATTATAACCGTCTAATGAAGAATTTACTGCACTGGATGCTAATTATTTCGTTAATAGCAGTTATAATATTTATCGGGATTGCCTTTGTGGTAGTTAAGGATGTAGTTCAACCAATTAAAGAAATTTCAAAAGTTGCTCGTGAAGTTAATGATGATCCAAACAGTTCAATGAGAATCAAAGAGCTTCATCGAAACGATGAATTGGAAGAATTAGCGATTACTTTTAATGAGATGCTGGACCGAATGCAGCGGTATATTGATCAACAAAAAGAATTTGTAGGGGATGTTTCTCACGAGTTGAGAACCCCGGTAGCCGTCATTGAAGGACATCTTAACATGCTTGAACGCTGGGGGAAGGATGATCCAGAAATCTTGGATGAATCTATTAAAGCCTCTTTGCAGGAAGCTGATCGGATGAAGCACCTTATTCAAGAAATGCTTGACTTAACTCGTGCTGAACAAATTAATGTACAATATCCAAATGCAGTCACAAATGTTTATGACGTTTTGACACGTGTGGTAGCAGATTTGGCCTTAGTTCACAAAGATTTCAAGATTCAGCTAGATACAGATGATTTGCCACCCGATACAGAAATCCAAATCTATCATGGTCACTTAGAGCAACTTCTAGTAATTCTAATTGATAACGGAATTAAGTATTCAACTACCCGAAAACAAATTAATGTTTCTGCTGGAGTTTCTAACGATGAAGTTACTATCATTGTGCAGGACTTTGGGGAAGGAATTTCTCAAGCAGATCAAGAAAAGATCTTCAATCGTTTCTACCGAGTTGATAAGGCTAGAACCCGTGAAAAGGGTGGTAATGGTTTGGGGCTTTCAATTGCTCAAAAACTTGTTACTAGCTATCATGGTTCAATTAGCGTTGATTCTGTTGAAGGTCAAGGAAGCCAATTTAAGTTGGAATTTCCAGTTCTGACTAAAAAAGAAGCTGAAAGACTTAAGAAATTAGATCAAAAGAAGAAGTTAGAGCATTAA
- a CDS encoding DUF3021 domain-containing protein: MKKIGQLLVSGLIGIGIGMAWIVVQILMECPWKNLANSTLQLSEFLFWVLTSFLIGIFFALATWIFNNDNWSLRKQIIINFFVCLVAWLIFNFFVNGLTVIEKRWPIVIGDFILMYAIAYGTYFFNLWNDVKQINTKLKKKNDKEE; the protein is encoded by the coding sequence ATGAAAAAAATTGGTCAATTATTAGTAAGTGGTTTAATTGGAATTGGAATCGGGATGGCTTGGATAGTTGTTCAGATTCTTATGGAATGTCCTTGGAAAAATTTAGCTAATAGTACACTCCAGCTCTCAGAATTCTTATTTTGGGTTTTAACGTCTTTTCTAATTGGTATTTTCTTCGCTTTGGCTACTTGGATTTTTAATAATGATAATTGGTCATTAAGAAAACAAATTATTATTAACTTTTTTGTTTGCTTAGTTGCTTGGTTAATTTTTAATTTCTTTGTAAATGGATTAACGGTTATAGAAAAACGATGGCCGATCGTAATTGGGGATTTCATTCTCATGTATGCTATTGCATATGGAACTTACTTCTTTAACTTATGGAATGATGTGAAGCAAATTAATACTAAATTGAAAAAGAAAAATGATAAGGAGGAATAG
- the infC gene encoding translation initiation factor IF-3 — MILNDRIRAREVRLIDENGEQVGVMSKNDALQRASNANLDLVLISPNAKPPVARIMDYGKYRFEQQKKLKESRKKSKTVSVKEIRLSPTIEGNDFDTKLKHVRKFLTKEGAKVRVSIRFRGRAITHKELGQQVLEKMAEATSDIANVISRPKMEGRSMFLMLAPKSEKDKKKK, encoded by the coding sequence TTGATTTTAAACGATAGAATTCGCGCACGCGAAGTTCGTTTAATTGATGAAAATGGTGAGCAAGTTGGTGTTATGTCTAAAAATGATGCCTTGCAACGAGCAAGTAACGCAAATTTGGACTTAGTTTTAATTTCACCAAATGCTAAACCACCAGTTGCCCGGATTATGGACTATGGGAAGTACCGCTTTGAACAACAAAAGAAGCTTAAGGAATCCCGTAAAAAGTCTAAGACAGTTAGTGTCAAAGAAATCCGCTTGAGCCCTACTATTGAGGGTAACGACTTTGATACTAAGTTGAAGCATGTTCGTAAGTTCCTAACTAAAGAAGGAGCTAAGGTCCGTGTTTCAATTAGATTTAGAGGTCGTGCAATCACTCATAAGGAATTAGGTCAACAAGTTTTAGAAAAAATGGCTGAAGCTACCTCAGATATTGCTAATGTAATTAGCAGACCTAAGATGGAAGGCCGTTCAATGTTCTTGATGCTTGCACCTAAGAGTGAAAAGGACAAAAAGAAAAAGTAG
- a CDS encoding nucleotidyltransferase, with amino-acid sequence MGAVGIIAEYNPFHSGHDFLMNQARIIAGKDPIIVVMSGNYVQRGEMAIMDKWARAKAALQSGADLVFELPFSTAVQAADLFSLGSINQLAKLGVTDLVFGVEDANLNFTYLGQKIAQIPRNHMDFKDYSQTYSTQYNQMIAREVGYEVNQPNAILGLAYAVANYNLGEPLKLHPINRIGAGHDDLLNREHIVQSASAIRNILLHNEDKEELKTWLPKLEASELIKQPIYPNWNILFPFLKYRLESSSIEELQKIYQMSEGLEYKMKQEIHLAQTFTEFLRHVKSKRYTYSRLRRLSLYTLLNVTQDDMINSFNDESLMLLGFSKTGRQFLKKNRKNIQTEIVSKVDKRSAKDGSLGLQVRVDRLFEELLHVDQNFGRRPVEV; translated from the coding sequence ATGGGCGCAGTTGGAATAATTGCAGAATACAACCCTTTTCATAGTGGACATGATTTTTTAATGAATCAAGCTCGGATAATTGCGGGCAAAGATCCTATTATTGTAGTAATGTCTGGAAACTATGTTCAACGTGGTGAAATGGCAATCATGGATAAATGGGCTCGGGCCAAAGCTGCTTTGCAGTCTGGAGCAGATTTAGTGTTTGAATTGCCATTCTCTACTGCTGTACAAGCTGCTGATTTATTTTCATTAGGAAGCATTAATCAATTAGCTAAGCTTGGTGTAACCGACTTAGTATTTGGCGTGGAAGATGCCAATTTGAATTTTACTTATTTAGGTCAAAAAATTGCTCAAATTCCTCGAAATCATATGGATTTTAAGGATTATAGTCAAACTTATTCCACTCAGTATAATCAAATGATTGCTCGAGAAGTGGGATATGAAGTGAATCAGCCAAATGCAATTTTAGGCTTGGCCTATGCAGTAGCCAATTACAATTTGGGTGAACCGTTAAAGCTTCATCCAATTAATCGAATTGGCGCGGGTCATGATGATTTGCTTAATCGCGAGCATATTGTCCAAAGTGCGAGTGCAATTCGGAACATTCTATTACATAATGAAGATAAAGAAGAACTAAAAACTTGGCTTCCTAAATTAGAAGCTAGTGAATTAATTAAGCAGCCCATTTATCCAAATTGGAATATTCTCTTTCCATTTTTAAAATATCGCTTAGAGTCTTCTTCAATTGAAGAATTACAGAAGATTTATCAAATGAGTGAAGGACTTGAGTATAAGATGAAGCAAGAGATTCATCTTGCCCAGACATTCACAGAATTTTTGCGTCATGTAAAATCTAAGCGATATACATATTCGCGTTTGCGAAGACTTAGTTTGTACACTTTATTAAATGTTACTCAAGACGATATGATCAATAGCTTTAATGATGAATCATTGATGTTATTGGGATTCAGTAAGACTGGAAGACAATTTTTGAAGAAAAATCGCAAGAATATTCAAACTGAAATTGTTTCTAAAGTTGATAAGAGAAGTGCCAAAGATGGCTCTTTAGGTCTGCAAGTCCGTGTAGACCGTTTATTTGAAGAATTATTACATGTCGATCAAAACTTTGGTCGACGTCCAGTGGAGGTGTAA
- the rpmI gene encoding 50S ribosomal protein L35 — protein sequence MPKMKTHRASAKRFKRTANGGLKRHHAFTGHRFHGKTKKQRRHLRKAAMVSRSDMKRIKQMLAQMR from the coding sequence ATGCCTAAAATGAAAACACACCGCGCTTCAGCTAAGCGTTTTAAGAGAACTGCTAATGGTGGTTTGAAGCGTCACCACGCATTTACTGGTCACCGTTTCCACGGTAAGACTAAGAAACAACGTCGTCATTTGAGAAAAGCTGCTATGGTTTCACGCAGTGACATGAAGCGCATCAAACAGATGCTTGCCCAAATGCGTTAA
- the yqeH gene encoding ribosome biogenesis GTPase YqeH — protein MDEDIICIGCGAVLQSDDPKKAGYLPASALKKAKEGESEEVYCQRCFRLRHYNEIMPVDLNNDEFLALLNSLANKKALIVNVVDLFDFSNSLLSSLKRFVGDNEFILVGNKFDLFPKNSRQSKIKDWMRQEANRMGLHPKEIFLISAAKQKNLDDLIAYLDKASQDKDIYFVGMTNVGKSTLINAIIDKMGDVKDLITTSRFPGTTLDQIEIPLENGHFLIDTPGIMTQNQLATHLSPKDLELISPKKPLKPATYQLKPGNTLFLGGLGRIDYLKGEPTSFTVYTARGLYIHRTKTENADEFYKKHVGELLTPPNKGEKIAPLKGQEFHTDYKSDLLFGGIGFVTVPKGCVVKTYTPDGIGLGIRRALI, from the coding sequence ATGGATGAGGATATTATTTGTATTGGTTGTGGGGCCGTCTTGCAATCAGATGATCCTAAAAAAGCAGGTTATTTACCAGCTAGCGCTTTAAAAAAGGCTAAAGAAGGCGAAAGTGAAGAAGTATATTGTCAACGTTGTTTTCGCTTAAGACATTACAACGAAATTATGCCAGTTGACTTAAACAACGATGAATTTTTAGCTTTGCTTAATTCTTTGGCTAATAAGAAGGCCTTGATTGTGAATGTGGTTGATTTATTTGACTTTTCCAATTCACTTTTATCTTCATTAAAGCGTTTTGTTGGTGATAATGAATTTATCTTAGTAGGGAACAAGTTTGATCTGTTTCCTAAGAATTCGCGTCAATCAAAGATTAAGGATTGGATGCGTCAAGAAGCTAATCGGATGGGTCTTCATCCTAAGGAAATCTTTTTAATTAGTGCAGCTAAACAAAAGAATCTTGATGACTTGATTGCTTATTTAGACAAAGCTTCTCAAGATAAGGATATTTATTTTGTGGGAATGACCAATGTTGGTAAGTCAACTTTAATTAATGCCATTATTGATAAAATGGGCGATGTAAAGGACTTAATTACCACTTCACGTTTTCCTGGCACTACTCTTGATCAAATCGAAATTCCACTTGAAAATGGTCACTTTTTAATTGATACACCTGGGATTATGACCCAAAATCAATTGGCTACCCATCTTAGTCCAAAAGACTTAGAGTTGATTTCTCCTAAAAAGCCGCTTAAGCCTGCTACTTACCAACTTAAGCCTGGTAATACTTTATTCTTGGGTGGTTTAGGAAGAATCGACTATTTAAAGGGTGAGCCAACTAGCTTCACAGTTTACACGGCGCGTGGTCTTTATATTCACCGTACTAAAACTGAAAATGCCGATGAATTTTATAAAAAGCATGTGGGTGAACTTTTAACTCCACCAAATAAAGGTGAGAAAATTGCACCTTTAAAGGGTCAAGAATTCCATACTGATTATAAGAGCGATTTGCTTTTTGGTGGAATTGGTTTTGTTACTGTACCAAAAGGTTGTGTAGTAAAGACATACACTCCTGATGGTATTGGTTTAGGTATTCGACGAGCATTGATCTAG
- a CDS encoding response regulator transcription factor gives MAKILIIEDEKNLARFVELELKHENYETVVENNGRKGLEDALNQDFDAILLDLMLPDLNGLEIARRVRQVKTTPIIMMTARDSVIDRVSGLDHGADDYIVKPFAIEELLARLRAVLRRVKIEKDASRATVAKQKIVKFKDLTIETANRIVHRGDGKVIDLTKREYNLLMTLIQNKNNVVSRDQLLNKIWGPESNIETNVVEVYVRYLRNKIDVPGRPSYIKTVRGTGYMVRDEDDDQ, from the coding sequence ATGGCAAAGATTTTAATTATTGAAGATGAAAAGAATTTGGCTCGTTTCGTAGAATTAGAACTTAAACACGAAAACTATGAAACAGTCGTTGAGAACAATGGCCGTAAAGGTTTGGAAGATGCTTTAAATCAAGATTTTGATGCTATTCTACTTGATTTGATGTTGCCAGACTTAAACGGTTTGGAAATTGCACGTCGAGTTCGTCAAGTAAAGACTACTCCAATTATTATGATGACTGCACGCGATTCTGTGATCGATCGAGTTTCTGGATTAGATCATGGAGCAGATGATTACATTGTTAAGCCATTTGCAATTGAAGAATTGCTTGCCCGCTTACGTGCTGTTCTTCGCCGAGTAAAGATTGAAAAGGATGCTTCTCGTGCTACTGTAGCCAAACAAAAGATTGTTAAGTTTAAAGATTTAACTATTGAAACAGCTAACAGAATTGTACATCGTGGCGATGGTAAGGTAATTGACTTAACTAAACGCGAATATAATTTATTGATGACTTTGATTCAAAATAAGAACAATGTGGTTAGTCGCGATCAACTTTTAAATAAGATTTGGGGACCTGAATCTAATATTGAAACCAATGTTGTAGAAGTTTATGTTCGTTACTTGCGCAACAAGATCGACGTTCCTGGCCGTCCTTCATATATCAAGACTGTTCGTGGAACTGGATATATGGTAAGAGATGAAGATGATGACCAATAA